The DNA sequence aataatacaacttatatacttttagaaatttaaaattaccgtcccatgctaagctggtgaagcttgtgttatgcgtactaggcaacggatatacatacatattatagatagatagacatataaatacatatttaaacacccaagacctaagcacaacaccaaatgctcatcacatcgatgttcgtctcagccggggatcgaacccgggacccatggattcgcagtcaggggtactaaccactagaccgaTGAGTCGTCAAGGCTTTATGTAACAGATTCTTTTAATTTCAGAACAATATTCTATCTGTCACTAGTTTATGCGACGGGAAGCATCCTTATATCACTAACAGCCATGCCGCCTCTAGGCTTGCCACAAATGTGAGTATACTGGATATTCTATATCAATCGAAagaatatcatttattcaGGTAGGTATTACGCTGAACAAAAACAATATGCTAAACTTTCGTTTACTGTCAATCACATCAAGGGCGACGGGACGAGAAGAACTTCAATAATattgtgaatataaaaaaggtcACCCTGGCCGTGTTATTCATTATGAACGCAGTAAACACAAAAACTACCCAACGGATTGTATCTACTGTTTTCAATAATCGATACCGTGATTCCTGAGGAAGGTGAATCGTTGTCTGTAAATTGACTGAAACATAAAAGTTATCGTTGAAGATGTCGCAAGAAATTTCAATATACACGAAAACAGCGTGAGCGAAGCTATGGACGTAGTCACTGATAGGTAGAAGGTAATAAAATGttgtgtatatgtcaccgtaaaattgtaaacaccgttagattgtaatctatctcgcgagattataaactgtcgaaagattgtgaacctcaacgaactgcttacaatttaacgtattattattcggtagttatatgaaattgttggaaagtaaaattaatctgtaattgaccaaagaagtttgaatgataactaagttagtgtagtacaatctaccgaataataatatgtcaaattgttagcagtaagctgaggttcacaatctttcgacagtttataatctcgcgagatagattacaatctaacggtgtttacaattttacggtgacatatacattttACTATAGGATGAAATATATAGCTGACATCATGGTTTAGTGGGCTCGCAACAATGTATAAACGATAGCCTTACATTGAATCTATTATCGCGGATTTCGCAGAAAATATCACAAATTAGCAATATGACTGCAATCCACATATTACATGTgctattaaaaacattatttcagGGAAATCACAATTTTAGCACTTCTACTAATAGCATTCGGTACGGGTGGTATAAAACCTTGTGTATCCGCCTTCGGAGGGGATCAGTTCAAGCTACCTGAACAGGCGAGGTACTTGGGATATTTCTTCTCCCTGTTTTACTTTTCAATCAACGCTGGAAGTCTGATCTCAACTTTCCTAACACCGATCTTAAGAGCTGATGTACACTGCTTTGGTGAACAGGACTGTTACTCCCTTGCTTTTGGAGTGCCTGGTTTACTTATGATCGTATCTATTGGTGAGTTATAAATAGTTGTTATgacttttttttcaatacaagctttctataaaattaaaaagttccGTTTAATAGGTTGAAAGCTGGACACTGCTATTACCGTCTCGGTAACTTTgtcctttattttatataatccgTTTTGAATCCCGCCTAAACAACAATTTTGTCACAGAaatgattaaaaattgataaatgaaACCGACATTAATAGACCTTGATTAGTTTATTACTCCGTAACTATGAGAATAAtaagctataatataataaggtTTGTATCGATACGGTAAAATCCtcgcaatttttttatgtcattGCCCTTCATTTTGCCCTTCGATAAATGAGGTCAATAAGATCGCTAATCTTTTATCATTGAGAGAGTGACCACTTGAGATAAAATAATGGAGTAACTATTTAGAAGAGCTATATATGTCTCTATAtacgttaataaattttaagtacCTCTCTCTCATTTACACAGAAACACGCACGTGTTATCCTTATTATACATTTggatttgtaatttttatataagctaTTGgctacctaaataaataaatattaatattaaaatcaattccAATCCAAttccaaaaatataaagaaaatatttttttttcacttagaATGGTTGTTACATGCTGAGAATATTAGGGAATGAGGCAGAGacaattttacttataatttatttttaatttttctcaatTCAAATTGGAAAATTTGCCCCAAGTCGGCCCTGATTATATTGATTGCTAGGTTACGTTCGAGAAATGTTAGAGTTGTTagattgcgcacatagaaatatcGATTTGTAGCACAGTCGTCAAAAGAACCACTACGTGAAAACCACTCCATAATTCATTTACTAATTACTTTTGACTGATAAGAGATTTGTTAAACAGAATGGCTACTGTCCTATTATTacctttaagaaaaataaagtgCCAGGTACCTACCTACTCATTGCAGTTTGCTACATTAGGCTCTCGTTAGACTTTTCCTAAACAGTATTtgaatagttattatattcagtgagagcagtgttggcctagtggcttcagcgtacgactctcatccctgcggtcgtaggttcgatccccggctgtgcaccaattgacttcctatctatgtgcgcatttaacattcgctcgaacggtgaaggaaaacatcgtgaggaaaccgacatgtcttagacccaaaaagtcgccggtgtgtgtcaggcacaggaggctgatcacctacttgcctattagatttaaaaattatcatgaaacagatacagaaatctgaggccgagACATAAAgaggttttagcgccactgatttatttattttttattatactcaGTGCTGCCACCATTCATGGGCGgcggggcggtatcacttaacatcaggtgagcctcttgcccgtttgcctcctattacataaaaaaaaaccatgatCTTTAAAAAGGCGTAAAGTAGGCTTTAAACTATGAGTTAGTTAAAGTTATATAAAGTTTCATAGTGTGTGTGACGTTCAAGTATCGCTTATCATAAGATGAACCATTACTCGAAACGATTACTGGCCGGTTATCGTTTATTGAAATGTAATCAATGCGATTTGCTgtaataaagaattaaatgACTTCAtagataacattaattaagtGTAGAAGAGTATACAACTCTAAACAAACTTTTAGGAAACCAAATCTCTTGTCCTTGCATTTGTTAGCGGTACCGTGTTTTGTGGCTATCTGAAACAGTTTTGCTTTGAAACCGACCAGTAGGGTTACTCTGTACATTGTACAACCGATACTGATTTTATGAAGCTATCACGATCTTAATAATTGGCTTAAAAAACGGAAACCAATTTACTTATATCTAAATTACGCTAGTTATATAGACAAAAATAGTCAGGTTTATATGACGCTGACTAGGTGTGAACCCGTATTTCAGCATACAGCGCCTAACCCTTAAATATAACAGACAAAAAAATCTAGCATCCAGTACATGGCTCAttgacaaaaaaaactaatctCTTAAAATGAACAATCTATTTAACAAGTAGTTATACTATGGTGTGGAGTGTTTAAGTGTGAGTAAGGTGAGAGGgtgaatgtgtgtgtgtgtgtgggaGAGTGTGTTCAAAACTATTTTACTGTTGCGCTTATGTCGCAAACTTGGAATAACTAACACCTAATATTGAATCGGGATTGATAAGTTTAAATTACAGGGTCTGAAGAACCGAGttacttgaaaaaaaaatataatctgtaTTACGAAAActataatgaatttaattaaaatataataaacatatatttctttttaggtTTCTTCGTTGCCGGGAAAAAGCTGTATATAATCAAAAAGCCAGAAGGTAATATTTTGGGAAAAGTGTCTGCTTGTGTTggtgtaagtattttttgtacTTAGTTCTATTTATCGATGTGTACCTTTTgagattttcttttaattatgagTTCAAAGGTGAGGTGAGGAAGAAAATCGGTtagaaattatacatttatacaatatCTTCCCCCGATGCCTACACCAGATTCaaacaaattgaataaatacacgaaatctattatttttttacaattcaaCAGACTTATTATacagaattttataattttgttttacagtATGCTGTAGTAAAATCAGTGAAAAGCAAAGATAAACGACACCATTGGTTAGACCATGCCGATGATAAGTTTGACAGTAATCTAATAGAAGACGTCAAATCATTATTAAGAGTTCTAGTTCTCTTCATTCCGTTACCAATATTTTGGGCCTTGTTCGACCAACAAGTGagtatcttttaaaaaaaaattaggcttggtttatctacaaaaaaatacatttctagTCGGGCTGTGATCAAATACTTTACACTTCTAAACTAGAAGTTTACGTTTAAAtacgataaaaaaatattattataaaacataacatTGGGGCGCGCGCCGACGGAGGATCGCGAcaaaaatcaatcaaattaCGAACATTTGAGGTGTACATGCTCAGATATACTTCTATTCACTAGTGCACTAAGCTGCCTAGAAGTATTTCAGAACCAATTCGATAGGGTTTTCAATAAAAGAGCATACAAGTCCATCGGCGGACGCATATCGGATATGATTGATAGCAGATTGCgtattttccaataaaaaaaaaatgttgtttggACAGAATTCCCTCATCTTAACTGTCATGTTTACAGGGTTCCAGATGGACCTTCCAAGCTAACAGAATGGAGCAAAATATTGCTGGATGGACTTTGAAAGCCGATCAAATGCAAGTTCTGAATCCTCTGTTAATTTTAGTGTTTATACCACTATTTGAAGttgtaagtattattttttttcgcttaatatacattttattacatttacaatTAGTTAGTATACAAACTATTCATGCCCGTAGGCCGTAGCTCATTACACCtatttggttaggttagtttgAAATAGCTCGCATTACGAGGAATTAACCCCATAAGTGTTATTGTAAATGATGATATGAGgcaaaaatagataaatagaacacaaaaataaatttgaaatgatTGGCCCTTGTACCAGTGTACCTTaagatttacattatctttgtGTTTAGGAgtgtgctttagtacaacttgaaaggcaagttctttagcctagcgtttactaaagcaagtagcgtttacatgtttcaactaaagtactatcctaaagcactctcctaaacactaagataatgtaaatcggcctttaaatgctggcagcatttcctcgctgtttTACGATACTTCTTCGTTGAGCGAGTGATTCGTTATCTACCATCGGTTTAGatggtaaatttaaatattatataattatttattaatattcatcTTTAAAATAGAGTCTTGTCTTGTCGAGCGTTGAGTGCAgaccttattttatatagaataagTTCATATGGTGTAAAGATGGAAAAGTCTTTGTGAGAAAAACAGAGGAGAGTATAATTCATCAGATTAGATCTCTAGATGACATCATCAGACTAGAAAAAACACCTGTCTTTTCAACTCCatttaaagtacatatttagatgtcataacttataatttacatGGCCACAGAAAGATACGAAATTCTTTATTGtaattctattatattaacaaCGCGAGCGAGTCAGTCATTACGGTCTAACTAGCTACGGTATAAATCAACCAACGTATCTCAACCTAATATATAACCTCATATAATCCTCAAACACGTTGTCTCGAGAAATGCGCTCAACtcatataaaaatgaagaaaGAGGAATTTTTAAACACTGCAAAATACTGCCCATAATACTCGTAGAAAAAGTCAATAAATGTCTTCTAGTCGagtattttcataaataaaagagGTGAGCATGGCAGTACAGACCCGAGCGGTAGCACAATGGGAGAACGTTGAGGTATTTGCTACCGCGTCTCATAAATGGACTACCCAGTCAGTTAATAGATGGCCTTACGTTAACcaacataaaaagtaaattaaaaactatttttaaatgcatttGTCGCGTACCTAATCAAGACTGCTAtggttacatttatacaaaccacagcggttttcttATGTAACACATTATGATTCTATTGTATTACtctgtaatgtaaataaataaaaaaaaaacattcatttaTTTCTGTCGTATTATATATGTGCTAATACTATGACATATCATAATAAGACTGAATTCTGTAGATATATTATGATGTTTTTTAGGCTATTTATCCATTCTTGAGGTGGTGCAAGCTGGTTAGCAAGCCATTACATAAAATGATTTGGGGTGGCGTATTGGCGGCTTTAGCGTTTTTGATATCTGGAATAGTTGAACTCAAGCTATTGGTAAGATGTAattatgtatcataaaaatattctttatttacatttattatccttaattaaaattataatagtatTCAATTTACAACTAACCGTTTTTATGACAGAAtccgttttaatttttaatatgtatacataataaaaattagataaaattcCATAATTTACATTGCACGGGAAAGTCCGTAAGCAAAGtctcttattttatttaaatttccattaaaattaaccaaaatagaattaaaatatttctacattaGTATATAAGTAATCTTAAATTTTTAGCCGACATACGGAACACCCGTAGCTCCAGGGTTGGCGCAATTACGAGTATATAACGGTTTTAATTGTAACTTTACTTTGACCTTACAAAGTGACGCTAATAGTACAGAAAACTTCATAGTCGGTTCGCTGGGAGTATTCGAAAAGTTAGACATTGAGGCAAAAGACGCGATTGAATTACCTTACTCTCTCAGTGGACAAGAAAGCACTGCTTGCGCTAATAAGTTATATAATGGCAACTTTCTACTTAACGAGACAACAGCCAATTCTTTCTTTATTAACAATGAAACAGTTGAAGGTTTTACTGATAACAACGATAAGGCTATCGATGGAGTTATTGTTAGGTAAGTtgcgtttttttatatataaatgatgaTGAATGACAAATATTAGGTGTGTGAAGCACGatgaaaaaaatgtgtgtggattttgagttttttgtgtttaagtaataaaataaatataaagagaatTTCTATAGagtaataatagtataatgaaacataaaattattggtttttaaattaaaataattcactaAATAACTGCAAGCATAAACTATGTGCATacaattaaagtttaataCGTTACATTTCATCTCTCACATTTTTACCGCAATTTTCATTAGAATAGTACTTCGTGTATAAATCATTCCAAAATTCAAACATTTTGCGTTCCGGCCTTGAATcgactattttattatttttcgcaAATAGATACACGTTGTCATCGTATTTGGTCATTGGCAACCatgtattattttgattattggGCGTTGGTTTTCCATATTTGGCAAAATTAGCCCAAATATTCGCAATCTGTGTGATGAAACTTCGATCTCGATTTTGCCGATCTTGTTTGAGCTTTACATAATTTTCCCAAAGTGGGTCACATCTaagaatataacaaatttcATCACCTTGAGCAGcaccttttatttttgtatttgcacCGGCTACAGCCGTCATTTTTGCTGCATTAAGATTGCCAacataattaaacttatagaCAAACAATTCACTTCCGGTAGCATTTAAATATGCTTGAACAAATTTGTATATCGGGTATTTGTGAAGATCAGAAACATACTTTAAGAGGTTTTGTAAAGAGTTTTCGTTTATTCCtcctttaaaataatgatttaatattaagtctCCAACttccttatattttttagagcCATATTTATACTTGCAAGTATTCAAAAAAGGAACCATAAATTTCAATGGTTTTAGAGATTCCATGTATTGAGGATTGTGAATGAAAGGCAATACTTCTGTAATACTTTCTTGACTCGAGAAACCTAACATAATTGGCATTTCTGTAAGTCGTTGAAGATTTGTAATTACTGGAAGGGTGTGCTTTGAAATCAAGTAGCGTTTTGATTCGTTTTCTTGAATAGGCATAAATGGTATAAGCGGTCTTTGGacgttaagaatatttttattattataaatgtttgccGTATGTGCTACTAAATCATTTGCAGATGCCTTTGCTAGATTATTACCTGCGGCTTGCACAGCCATTTCTAGTTTCATTCTTTCCAAAGCAGGGTCACCTTGAAACAAAGAACTCGAGTATATAGAGCCACTTTGTAGAATTACCTTTGAAAAGAGCTTCCGAAATTTGGTCATCATTAATAGGGAAATGAATGTTGCTGCTGACCCAGAAGCCATTACAGTCAAACGGTCCTTGTTTCCTCCAAATTGGCCAATGTTTTTCCTTATCCATTTTAGGCCCATTACAATGTCCTTAAGACCCATATTAGTATGGTTATCTGTATcgtttaatttcaaaaatccAAAAACGGATATTCTATGAGTTAATGTAACTAAAATGACATCATTATCTATTAAAAAGTCCCCTCCGTGAATATGACTAAAGCCTGAAGTAAAAGCGTATCCATGTATCCACACTATAACGGCCTTTTCAGTTCGTAATTCATATATTGGGAGATAAGgcgtgtatatatttaaatgcagACAGTCTTCAAAACCATAGGTCCCATGTTTGTGAACAATATGCTGTTGAACGCATGCTCCACGATACTCAGTAGTGGCGTCAAAAACCTTCGTTGATTTTTCCAGAGCCACgggatttttaaatcttagcTTCCCAACAGGTGCTTGTGCGTATGGAACCCCATAAAAGGCGTAAAATGTTCTTCCGTTAAATACTGACACTTCAGTCGTGCCTAATATCACaccttgttttaattttacttcaacTTTACAATGCGTTGCAAATAGTtgacacaaaaataatacaaagagACGTAGCATAGTTTAGGTTGTAAGGAATTGTGATGTAAAGAATGTTTAGAAAAGCGCGATAATgtggaattaaattttttgaagcaAATCGAGATATTACTTTTCAGGTTACTGTGCAATTTAAATGAGGTTGTTTCAATCAGagtatataataacaaaatggaaaaaacCGTGTTAAATTTCCTAAGTAGTGACATGACTCAGAAATCGTTGGTAAAAGGGAAATATGACATTTTAGTAAACGATACAGTAGTTTTAAAGGACATGGCATTGCAAACTGGCGCTGTCTATACCATCAATGTTAATGAAGATCCGACCggttatgtatgtattttatatacttcttaataattaattaaaattgaacgCTCCGTTTTTCCATTGGTTGGATGGATACTGCAGTAAATTGTGCcttgtgattctgtaactcacttttcgaactcacacagcggttttcacagctgcggtcgcgctcaaatcagtcgtaaagcagtcattttacgaaaagtgagttacagaatcacaagGCTGATTTCGAACCATATGTCTACTCATTGGTTATAAAAGGTATTGATAGACCGGATATTTGAATGTCCCATCACAATTAAGTGTTTATTATCGGACACAATGTTCATgttaatacattgaaaataATCCAACTACTTGTCTTTCAGAATGCAAACGCGGTAGTAATAACACCACCGAATAGTATCCACATCCTATGGCTGGTTCCACAGTACGTGGTGATGACTATGGGTGAGGTGATGTTCTCCGTCACTGGCCTTGAGTTCTCGTTCACACAGGCTCCAGCTAGTATGAAGTCTGTGCTGCAGTCCATATGGCTACTCACTGTTGCATTCGGAAACTTAATTGTTGTATTGATCGTTGAAGGAAACTTTTTAGATGCTCAGGTTtgacaattttctttaaaaattttatagatttagattatatagatcttttaaatttaatttccgtatattaataataataataaaaactttatttataaaaaacggCCTGTGTTCGGGGTaactagaaaacaattattccgtggtacatggtatatgtttaaaacagtttagattacttgtattatttaaaaaattttgttttttaagctGGATTTGGGCTAACTACAAAATACCGGTGTACCCGCGCTTCGTCTGTAAGCAAAAAGAAAGGAACTAATGAATTACTTTTCTTCTtagtttaaacattaattaatattttaatctctAGTCACTGTATTTCAGATATTACTTTTAACAACCAAATCTAAGAAGTTCAGAATATGTCCAATGTCTCATGTCCACTCGTTTTGTCTCCATAGTTTCTATGTTATGTACAAAATCGTAACATGCCGTTACTTATTGTTAAATCAGACATATTTGAACCTTACGCATGTAGGACTATTCAAAATGATTTCTGTTGCTAGAAGAAACCAAATAATTTCACCATAAAAAACGAATACTTGTGtctttacatatatttcaGTAGAAGCCTACTGACGAGGCACTTGACCCTGAGGTTTTGTACGAACCCTGGTGCCACCAATCGGTTTACCTATTTACAGTTGTAACGATTAtcatattgtttatatatactattattacgACGTCTGAAACATTGATATTACCTAGATACACCCACAATTCTTGTATTTATGGGAGATATGGTTTTTTCAGTGGAAGGAATTTTTCTTGTTCGCGGGTCTAATGTTGGTGGATATGATGATCTTCACTGCGATGGCCTTAAGATACAAATACGCTGAAATTAAATCTAGTACTGAACAACTGCCAATAGAAGAGATAAGACTGCCAAAAAaggaataattgtaattttagaattgtagaataaagtaattataaattaacctTTACTTACGCTCTTATTTTATCGTCCCATAATCCATTATATATAATCCATTATTCACACCTGATTTTGATCCACACACACCATGTTTCAGCAAGCTTCCAAGTATTAAGTTCGAATAAAAAAGggtaagaaaatttaaaaagtatacaaATAATAGACTAGATTGTGAAAGTAGTTTCTATGTAAGCCTcatatgaaataaaagtaaaaaaagaaaaacaaaagctGCACatacagataatattaaaaaaacaattttccaTAAAAACTAAGTTTAGTAAAATACACAGTGAATTGAACAAATCTGGTCGAGTTAAATGGCGTGAACACATTATACAATTGGTTTTGGATAATTTGTGTGTTGTTCCCATAGATCGAGATGAGTGCGCTAGTGACGTCGGTTAACCCTCCGAGAAACAACTGCATGGGGAACAATTGTGGTTCTCAACCCTAGCAGCTTAAATAGTAGAGTATTTAGAATTAATACGtgcatttaatataaacagtgttggcctagtggtatcagcgtgcgactctcatccatcCCCGGCTGGCGACAATTGACTTTTTTTCtgtatgaattttaaattcgctcgaacggtgcaggaaaacatcgtgaggaaaccggcttgcctttgacccaaaaagtcaccGGCGCGCGTCAGGCACTTGCccattagattaacaaatgatcatgaaacagataaatctgaggcccagacctaaaaaggttgtaacgccattaatttttatatttttaaatacctaacatcataattaataagaaCCCATCAGGTTAATCTGTTTTGCATGATTTAACCAGCCAAAGCCTACGTCTCTGTTTGTATAGTTCAATTTAGGCCGTTCTAATGACTGACCCCAAAAATAATAgtcaattaaaaaacattgaaGTTTGAGGACCCCCTTCCCGCAGTGCACGAGTCTGCATGTGACTTGTTAATAATTGCGTATAATAAATGCTTAAATAcaacaaacatacaaatacgGGCAGGGGTGAACACAAAAAGACCTATTTGGTTTCCTACTACAGATATCAATGGTTTGTACAACGTGATCATTTTCAAGATTTGTTCTAATTTTTGGACAACTGGATATGGAGATTTTAGCCTAAaacaagtttattatttataagtaatctagtttgtttttatttacataaatacagtatttacaattttctaaaaaataaaaaaaattagcctAAAACTATATAAGATATCATTCAAAATGGGTCTATTGCATAATTGATACTTGCCCGTCGGTTGAATTG is a window from the Pieris napi chromosome Z, ilPieNapi1.2, whole genome shotgun sequence genome containing:
- the LOC125062237 gene encoding peptide transporter family 1 isoform X1, translated to MDCEDATINHGSCLLRSGNREKKLPYPKAVGFIVTNEFCERFSYYGMRTILSLYLRYKLGYTDNGATVVYHTFTMFAYFFPLIGAMIADSWLGRFRTIFYLSLVYATGSILISLTAMPPLGLPQMEITILALLLIAFGTGGIKPCVSAFGGDQFKLPEQARYLGYFFSLFYFSINAGSLISTFLTPILRADVHCFGEQDCYSLAFGVPGLLMIVSIGFFVAGKKLYIIKKPEGNILGKVSACVGYAVVKSVKSKDKRHHWLDHADDKFDSNLIEDVKSLLRVLVLFIPLPIFWALFDQQGSRWTFQANRMEQNIAGWTLKADQMQVLNPLLILVFIPLFEVAIYPFLRWCKLVSKPLHKMIWGGVLAALAFLISGIVELKLLPTYGTPVAPGLAQLRVYNGFNCNFTLTLQSDANSTENFIVGSLGVFEKLDIEAKDAIELPYSLSGQESTACANKLYNGNFLLNETTANSFFINNETVEGFTDNNDKAIDGVIVRLLCNLNEVVSIRVYNNKMEKTVLNFLSSDMTQKSLVKGKYDILVNDTVVLKDMALQTGAVYTINVNEDPTGYNANAVVITPPNSIHILWLVPQYVVMTMGEVMFSVTGLEFSFTQAPASMKSVLQSIWLLTVAFGNLIVVLIVEGNFLDAQWKEFFLFAGLMLVDMMIFTAMALRYKYAEIKSSTEQLPIEEIRLPKKE
- the LOC125062237 gene encoding peptide transporter family 1 isoform X2; this encodes MEEGKKKLPYPKAVGFIVTNEFCERFSYYGMRTILSLYLRYKLGYTDNGATVVYHTFTMFAYFFPLIGAMIADSWLGRFRTIFYLSLVYATGSILISLTAMPPLGLPQMEITILALLLIAFGTGGIKPCVSAFGGDQFKLPEQARYLGYFFSLFYFSINAGSLISTFLTPILRADVHCFGEQDCYSLAFGVPGLLMIVSIGFFVAGKKLYIIKKPEGNILGKVSACVGYAVVKSVKSKDKRHHWLDHADDKFDSNLIEDVKSLLRVLVLFIPLPIFWALFDQQGSRWTFQANRMEQNIAGWTLKADQMQVLNPLLILVFIPLFEVAIYPFLRWCKLVSKPLHKMIWGGVLAALAFLISGIVELKLLPTYGTPVAPGLAQLRVYNGFNCNFTLTLQSDANSTENFIVGSLGVFEKLDIEAKDAIELPYSLSGQESTACANKLYNGNFLLNETTANSFFINNETVEGFTDNNDKAIDGVIVRLLCNLNEVVSIRVYNNKMEKTVLNFLSSDMTQKSLVKGKYDILVNDTVVLKDMALQTGAVYTINVNEDPTGYNANAVVITPPNSIHILWLVPQYVVMTMGEVMFSVTGLEFSFTQAPASMKSVLQSIWLLTVAFGNLIVVLIVEGNFLDAQWKEFFLFAGLMLVDMMIFTAMALRYKYAEIKSSTEQLPIEEIRLPKKE
- the LOC125062240 gene encoding esterase E4-like; this encodes MLRLFVLFLCQLFATHCKVEVKLKQGVILGTTEVSVFNGRTFYAFYGVPYAQAPVGKLRFKNPVALEKSTKVFDATTEYRGACVQQHIVHKHGTYGFEDCLHLNIYTPYLPIYELRTEKAVIVWIHGYAFTSGFSHIHGGDFLIDNDVILVTLTHRISVFGFLKLNDTDNHTNMGLKDIVMGLKWIRKNIGQFGGNKDRLTVMASGSAATFISLLMMTKFRKLFSKVILQSGSIYSSSLFQGDPALERMKLEMAVQAAGNNLAKASANDLVAHTANIYNNKNILNVQRPLIPFMPIQENESKRYLISKHTLPVITNLQRLTEMPIMLGFSSQESITEVLPFIHNPQYMESLKPLKFMVPFLNTCKYKYGSKKYKEVGDLILNHYFKGGINENSLQNLLKYVSDLHKYPIYKFVQAYLNATGSELFVYKFNYVGNLNAAKMTAVAGANTKIKGAAQGDEICYILRCDPLWENYVKLKQDRQNRDRSFITQIANIWANFAKYGKPTPNNQNNTWLPMTKYDDNVYLFAKNNKIVDSRPERKMFEFWNDLYTKYYSNENCGKNVRDEM